From a region of the Synchiropus splendidus isolate RoL2022-P1 chromosome 12, RoL_Sspl_1.0, whole genome shotgun sequence genome:
- the LOC128768200 gene encoding uncharacterized protein LOC128768200 produces MERLMLSRKRPLLEVETNMAALHRRAKMSNSQVRTGEVAGESKPMTDSQRLCQQISSWADPKFSLKRVVEHLKFKHASEVIDLDQSINNKYLEFHRDISEECSPEEKQHSWAVLEKPEEVVMHGPYYPDYAEDVHSEEIVVQKTQELLQSELVSDDWKVYIFTVNSPCLMRNTEPCMLNMVEMSQAWWREFGVKTFIGFKRCWGFKGTKENLFQDLSYGQVDCVDHAGDYTSYLELAKKTNLTPICESIYAVVKNFLRPGNVIFTITKEQDLKPHFKRMSSVYELETEMKKEVFKQEMKQFNEAAQLLLTERGGSFEDHLQRGRSFPLQQHFRKASSNSSQEQVQRLFQECWRQLVQDKYAELVREKLTEDLNRRTVQLFAEDIAELTKEYLQIGRIQFS; encoded by the exons ATGGAGAGACTTAT GTTGAGCCGCAAACGTCCACTTCTTGAAGTTGAGACCAACATGGCTGCGCTTCACCGCCGTGCTAA GATGAGCAACAGTCAGGTCCGGACAGGTGAAGTGGCTGGAGAGTCCAAACCCATGACTGACAGTCAACGGCTCTGTCAACAGATTTCCTCCTGGGCCGATCCGAAATTCTCCCTCAAAAGAGTTGTGGAGCACCTCAAGTTCAAACACGCCTCTGAAGTCATCGACCTTGATCAGTCAATCAACAACAAGTATTTAGAGTTTCACCGAGACATCTCTGAGGAGTGCAGCCCTGAGGAAAAGCAGCATTCGTGGGCTGTTCTGGAGAAACCAGAGGAGGTGGTGATGCATGGACCTTATTATCCAGACTATGCAGAGGATGTACACAGCGAGGAGATAGTCGTCCAGAAGACTCAGGAGCTCCTGCAGTCGGAGCTTGTCTCGGACGATTGGAAAGTCTACATTTTTACGGTGAACAGTCCGTGTTTGATGAGGAACACTGAGCCGTGTATGTTGAACATGGTGGAGATGTCTCAGGCGTGGTGGAGGGAGTTTGGTGTCAAGACTTTCATTGGTTTTAAAAGATGTTGGGGCTTCAAAGGAACCAAAGAAAACCTCTTCCAGGATCTGAGCTATGGACAGGTGGATTGCGTTGACCATGCTGGAGATTACACTAGCTACCTTGAACTTGCTAAGAAAACCAATCTGACACCGATTTGCGAGAGTATTTATGCTGTTGTCAAGAACTTTTTGAGACCCGGGAATGTCATTTTCACCATAACAAAGGAGCAGGACTTGAAGCCACATTTTAAACGTATGAGCAGTGTGTACGAGTTagaaacagaaatgaagaaGGAAGTCTTTAAACAGGAAATGAAGCAGTTCAATGAAGCTGCTCAGCTTCTGCTgactgagagaggaggaagtttTGAGGACCACTTACAGAGAGGACGGTCATTTCCGCTGCAACAGCATTTCAGAAAGGCGTCCTCCAACTCAAGCCAGGAGCAGGTTCAACGCTTGTTTCAGGAGTGTTGGAGGCAGCTGGTGCAGGACAAGTATGCAGAGCTTGTCAGGGAGAAGCTGACTGAGGACTTGAACCGACGCACTGTTCAACTGTTTGCTGAGGACATCGCTGAGTTAACAAAGGAGTATTTGCAAATTGGGAGAATCCAGTTTTCATGA
- the gata4 gene encoding transcription factor GATA-4: MYQGIMTTNHGPSSYEAGFLHNSSAGTSPVYVPTTRVVTPMIPALSYLQTPGASQQSSPVSSHSGWAQPGGESVSSYSHSPVSPRFSFSTSPPLSSGVASARDTAASYSSPINGREHFGARGLSSSFHSPYPAYVSPNMAGTWPASPFDSPVLHGLQNPPGAARHPNIDLFDDFAEGRECVNCGAMSTPLWRRDGTGHYLCNACGLYHKMNGINRPLIKPQRRLSASRRVGLSCTNCNTTTTTLWRRNAEGEPVCNACGLYMKLHGVPRPLAMKKEGIQTRKRKPKNLNKAPNGTPGGEGTPTTPSSTPRTPTTSTEESRQIKTEPETHSLYSHHNTQTQISALPAYMSTTGGAIPLKMPSGGHSGSSGSKNEPWSNLILA, translated from the exons ATGTACCAGGGCATCATGACCACCAACCATGGACCTTCTTCATATGAAGCTGGATTTCTGCACAACTCCTCCGCGGGCACCTCGCCGGTCTACGTGCCTACTACCCGGGTCGTCACCCCCATGATCCCGGCGCTGTCTTACCTCCAGACGCCCGGCGCGTCGCAGCAGAGCAGCCCGGTGTCCAGTCACTCTGGCTGGGCGCAGCCGGGTGGAGAGTCGGTGTCCTCGTACAGTCACTCCCCGGTGTCCCCCAGGTTCAGCTTCTCCACGAGCCCCCCACTGAGCTCCGGGGTGGCCTCGGCCCGGGACACTGCGGCCTCCTACAGCAGCCCGATTAACGGCAGGGAGCACTTTGGGGCCCGGGGCCTCAGCAGCTCCTTCCACAGTCCTTATCCCGCATACGTCAGCCCCAACATGGCAGGAACGTGGCCGGCCTCTCCATTCGACAGCCCGGTGCTGCACGGACTCCAGAATCCACCCGGCGCCGCCAGGCACCCAAATATCG ATCTGTTCGATGACTTTGCTGAGGGTCGAGAGTGTGTTAACTGCGGTGCGATGTCCACCCCTCTCTGGAGGCGAGACGGCACGGGACACTACCTTTGCAACGCCTGCGGACTTTACCACAAGATGAATGGCATCAACAGGCCGCTGATCAAACCCCAGAGAAGACTG TCTGCCTCCAGGAGAGTGGGCTTGTCCTGCACCAACTGTAACACTACCACCACCACACTCTGGAGAAGGAACGCAGAGGGGGAGCCTGTGTGCAACGCCTGCGGACTCTACATGAAACTCCACGGG GTCCCGCGACCCTTGGCCATGAAGAAGGAAGGAATCCAGACCAGAAAACGCAAACCAAAGAACCTCAACAAGGCTCCAAACG GGACTCCAGGAGGCGAAGGGACTCCAACCACGCCAAGCAGCACTCCTCGCACTCCAACCACTTCCACAGAGGAGTCGCGCCAAATAAAGACCGAGCCAGAGACCCACAGCTTGTACTCTcaccacaacacacaaacacag ATTTCTGCCCTGCCAGCCTACATGTCAACTACAGGGGGCGCCATTCCTCTCAAGATGCCATCTGGAGGTCACAGTGGATCCTCTGGCTCCAAAAACGAGCCCTGGAGCAACCTTATCTTGGCTTAG